The following are encoded in a window of Salmo trutta chromosome 27, fSalTru1.1, whole genome shotgun sequence genomic DNA:
- the ydjc gene encoding carbohydrate deacetylase, with protein MPQPKVKLVVTGDDFGYCPKRNQGIVDCFQAGGISNVSLLVNASSAKEATELAKRHHIPIGLHANLSEGLPVSQGLKRGSTLLNKDGFFHGKMGFRKALQSGRVNMTEVELELRAQVRLFGELMGHLPCHMDGHQHIHVLPEVCEVFAQVLSDCGISYTRVPVERGLHSCPWLSPVLRDFYMQVEKDALESIPVFRRHGIRWPDVYLGLTTMGHNMSVPNLRRAFSHALELDLGLSLSPPGGESKNRTNTTERPVLTAELMVHPGYPSHPQEGGCGEGPDDFSQSADRQQELTTLKDPALLAFYTQERVQLCAFRDL; from the exons ATGCCTCAACCCAAAGTCAAGCTGGTGGTGACAGGAGATGATTTTGGGTACTGTCCAAAAAGGAACCAGGGGATAGTGGATTGTTTCCAAGCCGGGGGCATTTCTAATGTGTCCCTTCTGGTTAACGCCTCCTCGGCGAAAGAAGCGACAGAGCTGGCCAAAAG ACATCACATTCCCATCGGCCTCCATGCCAACCTCTCAGAGGGTCTACCAGTCAGCCAGGGTCTGAAGCGGGGCTCCACTCTCCTCAACAAGGATGGGTTCTTCCATGGGAAGATGGGCTTCAGAAAGGCATTACAGAGTGGCCGGGTCAACATGACAGAG GTGGAGCTGGAGCTGAGGGCGCAGGTGAGGCTGTTTGGAGAGCTGATGGGTCATCTTCCCTGTCACATGGACGGGCACCAACACATTCATGTGCTGCCAG AGGTGTGTGAGGTGTTTGCCCAGGTGCTGTCTGACTGTGGGATCTCCTACACACGTGTTCCTGTGGAGCGGGGTCTACACTCGTGTCCCTGGCTGTCCCCTGTCCTCAGAGACTTCTACATGCAGGTAGAGAAGGATGCGCTGGAGTCTATCCCCGTGTTCAGACGACATGGCATCAG atggCCTGATGTCTATCTAGGTTTGACCACCATGGGTCACAACATGTCAGTCCCCAACCTCAGACGAGCCTTCAGCCATGCCCTGGAACTCGACCTGGGTCTCTCACTGTCGCCCCCTGGGGGTGAAAGTAAAAACAGGACAAACACCACGGAGCGGCCCGTGCTGACGGCAGAGCTCATGGTGCACCCTGGGTACCCCAGCCACCCCCAGGAGGGCGGGTGTGGGGAGGGGCCGGACGACTTCTCCCAGTCGGCTGACAGGCAGCAGGAGTTGACCACCCTGAAGgacccagccctactggccttCTACACCCAGGAGAGAGTCCAACTCTGTGCCTTCAGGGACCTCTGA
- the ube2l3b gene encoding ubiquitin-conjugating enzyme E2 L3b has protein sequence MAASRRLHKELEEIRKSGMKNFRNIQVDESNILTWQGLIVPDNAPYDKGAFRIELIFPAEYPFKPPKITFKTKIYHPNIDEKGQVCLPVISAENWKPATKTDQVIQSLIALVNDPQPEHPLRADLAEEYSKDRKKFFKNAEEFTKKHGEKRPMD, from the exons ATGGCGGCGAGCAGGAGACTGCACAAG gAACTTGAAGAGATTCGCAAGTCTGGAATGAAAAACTTCCGAAACATTCAAGTGGATGAATCCAACATATTGACCTGGCAAGGTCTTATTGTCCCT GACAACGCTCCTTATGACAAGGGAGCTTTCAGGATTGAATTAATCTTCCCCGCCGAGTACCCCTTCAAGCCCCCCAAGATCACGTTCAAGACGAAGATCTACCACCCCAACATCGACGAGAAGGGACAGGTGTGTCTGCCTGTCATTAGCGCAGAGAACTGGAAACCAGCTACCAAAACTGACCAAG TAATTCAATCCCTGATTGCATTGGTGAACGACCCCCAGCCAGAGCACCCCCTGAGGGCAGACCTAGCAGAAGAATACTCAAAGGACCGGAAAAAATTCTTTAAGAACGCAGAAGAGTTTACAAAGAAACATGGAGAAAAGAGACCAATGGACTGA
- the sdf2l1 gene encoding stromal cell-derived factor 2-like protein 1, with product MGLIYTLRALIKSFLVVVLWSKCEGRESEYNYVTCGSLVKLLNTRHNVRLHSHDVKYGSGSGQQSVTGVESADDANSYWRIRGKPNGTCQRGVPIQCGQAIRITHMTTGRNLHTHHFSSPLSNNQEVSAFGENGEGDDLDVWRVQCDGSIWERDEAVRFKHVGTDAFLSVTGEQYGNPIRGQREVHGMGTANQNNYWKAMEGVFILPSQEPLRHHHEEL from the exons ATGGGATTAATTTACACTCTCCGCGCCTTAATCAAATCCTTTTTGGTCGTTGTTTTGTGGTCCAAATGCGAGGGTCGGGAGTCGGAGTATAACTACGTCACCTGCGGTTCGCTCGTGAAATTGCTGAACACGAGACACAACGTTCGGCTGCACTCTCACGACGTAAAATACGGCTCCG GCAGTGGGCAGCAGTCTGTGACGGGCGTTGAGAGTGCAGATGATGCCAACAGTTACTGGAGGATCCGGGGGAAGCCCAACGGGACCTGCCAACGAGGCGTGCCCATCCAGTGTGGGCAGGCCATCCGCATCACGCACATGACCACGGGACGtaacctccacacacaccactTCAGCTCGCCGCTGTCCAACAACCAG GAGGTGAGTGCGTTCGGTGAGAACGGCGAGGGGGATGACCTGGACGTGTGGAGGGTGCAGTGTGACGGCTCCATCTGGGAGCGGGACGAGGCAGTGCGCTTCAAACACGTTGGCACAGACGCCTTCCTGAGCGTGACGGGCGAGCAGTACGGCAACCCCATCCGGGGGCAGAGGGAGGTGCACGGCATGGGCACTGCCAACCAGAACAACTACTGGAAGGCTATGGAGGGTGTCTTCATTCTCCCCAGCCAAGAACCGCTGAGACACCATCATGAAGAGCTctga